CCGCGGGTGTCGCGACGGATCCGGGAGACGGCCGTTCGAGCACGATGCGCACGGTCTCCTCGACGGCGCTGCCGTCTGTGGCGACCCTCGCCCACGCCGGATGAGCCGCCGCGGCCTCCGCCGTGCCGACCGCGAGCACATCGTCGACCTGCTTCTGCGGCCAGCCCCGGGGAGCGAGACGCACTCGCCTCGTCGCCTCATCCGCATCCAGCCAGAGCGAGACCGTGGGGTGACCGTTCGCCCGGGGCGGGTCCGCCGGATCAGCGACTCCCGAGACGACGAGCCGCTCGACACCGGCAGCGGCGAAGGACCGGGCGACGCGTCGGAGCGCGTTCTCCTTGAGATCCCAGCGGTCGGGATCCTCAGACGGGGCGGGATAGCACATGCCGAGCTGGTCGATGTCGACGTATCCGACGCGCACGCCGTCGGCCGTCAGCTGGCGGGCGACGGCCCACGCGACGGTGCTCTTGCCCACGCCGGGCACTCCGGCCAACCGCAGTATGTCCATCCGACGAGTCTGGCAGGAGCCCCGGGTGTCAGTGGAGCTCGGCGGCCACGCGCCGGATCGCCTCGCGGTCGGGCTTGCCGGAGGCGAGCGCCGCCAGCTCGTCGACCACGATCATCCGGGCCGGCCGTGCGTGCTTGCCGATCTCCTCGCCCACGGCGTCGCGTGCCTGCGCGAGCTGCTCCCCCTCGCTGCGCCGCAGGACCTCGCCGCGTGCGACGACGATCACCGAGGCCTCCCCCCAGCGTTCATCCTCGACGCCGACGACGACAGCCTGGTGCAGGCCGGGGATGCGCCGCACGATCCGCTCGACGCGGTCAAGCGAGATGTTGATCCCCCCGGACACGATGACGTTGTCGGCGCGCCCGTGCACACGGACGACGCCGTCCTCCACGAGTCCGAGATCACCCGTGCGATACCAGCGGATGCCGTGCTCGTCGCGCACGAATGTGCGCGCGGTCAGGGCCGCGTCCCCGAGGTAGCCCTCGGCGAGCATCGGGCCCGCGATCCGCAGTTCGCCGTCGACCGATCGCACCGTGACCGTCTCGAGCGGCACCCCGTCGTACACGCAGCCGCCGCTCGTCTCGGTCGAACCGTAGGTGCGGACGAGACGGATGCCGAGGTCGGCGGCGCGCTCTCGCAGCGGTTCGGGCAGCGACTGGCCGCCGACGAGGATCGCCCGATACGCCTGCAGGGCGGCACGCACGGCCGTGTCCCCGGCCGCGTCGAGCAGCGTCGCGACCTGGGCGGGCACGAGGGATGTGAACAGGTCCGGGAGGCCGGCGCTCGACCCTGGCGCCGGTCGCAGCATCTCGAACGTCGCCTCGGCGAACGAATTCGGCGAGAAGCGGCCGTCGATCACCGCCGGCTCCGTGCCGGCGAGAATCGATCGCACCAGGACCTGGAGCCCCGCCACGTAGCCGGCGGGCAGTGCGAGCAGCCACCGCCCGCTGCCGATGCGGCTCGCTGTCGCCTCGGCACTCGCCCGCAGCGCCTCCGCGCTCAGGGAGACGCGCTTCGGGATGCCGCTCGACCCGGAGGTCGCGATGACCGCCGCGATACCGTCCGGCACCTCGTCCGGTGCACCCGCGAGCATTCCGAAGCCCAGGGCCGGCCCGTCGTCGAGAGCGCGCTGCAGCGCGTCGCGGAGCTGCCCCGGGTCTTCGGCATCCGTCGCGATCAGG
This genomic interval from Microbacterium sp. LWH11-1.2 contains the following:
- a CDS encoding AMP-binding protein — translated: MTALIATDAEDPGQLRDALQRALDDGPALGFGMLAGAPDEVPDGIAAVIATSGSSGIPKRVSLSAEALRASAEATASRIGSGRWLLALPAGYVAGLQVLVRSILAGTEPAVIDGRFSPNSFAEATFEMLRPAPGSSAGLPDLFTSLVPAQVATLLDAAGDTAVRAALQAYRAILVGGQSLPEPLRERAADLGIRLVRTYGSTETSGGCVYDGVPLETVTVRSVDGELRIAGPMLAEGYLGDAALTARTFVRDEHGIRWYRTGDLGLVEDGVVRVHGRADNVIVSGGINISLDRVERIVRRIPGLHQAVVVGVEDERWGEASVIVVARGEVLRRSEGEQLAQARDAVGEEIGKHARPARMIVVDELAALASGKPDREAIRRVAAELH